One genomic region from Anguilla rostrata isolate EN2019 chromosome 2, ASM1855537v3, whole genome shotgun sequence encodes:
- the etaa1a gene encoding ewing's tumor-associated antigen 1, protein MNERRKHSDLSSVSGSEDSEVIRTTRLSQNKLKTNRLSRSLRQTQQSPSFDSSYNCHKEFKTPKRHARIRPCASHNADSPSNDSDLQQDIIWDPTSPTAVWNGKGVKKSSTNVRAVDISELANRIAPKNERPVVPESSLLQWIGDSAVPCTPEVQLPRTRKKSTRHSDVEDLMKLAKQFDFNMHQQDKEQVKEAYKGSVKQDADDLREPGGPESSPPPSLSEVTATSRGPASKMLNCGKPQTTDRKALHQETVDDFDALFDQPTQHISGRLSQASSGRSLDGRASSVPLSSNAALSGNGNPGNPGNPSAVSSAPAKKPEGGPRTPAPNRFVDDDWDDDDLLNDSIVLEMTQNPELFATPKHCSTQIGPSPKQRDVIQKPGAVSGVPGPLPNCNGASGFDGPHQGKNPKSKSRSTFQLETNPNFLVNETLSGEEAGSCHGVESGKPGQPGGLQSRPNGAFQPHRAAPLEPSNRNNLKSQAVPSGGREKGTLGPVVQPSSSTTSGSGVARPGQVGDRVSSAHGVEGAESERDRGGSPAENTKPGEGGSADAMDEDLDSIFASDSLWDDGDDYDDDLLCQVCEDVEKLSESQSAGPATAAAPCPDRPYAALNGPKVAAPSTAGKGAAPQSGYTGTRGPAAGFSRSVSVPGSAAAAFAETAPSVRPVASASGSLAGKNDAVSAANRARQISASFPQGGSASRTGSYKFAQPQKATTTTTMSATDAAGSGATAAPRYAGAASSARNPGGPPHPSFKRHLSDPVALTNKVFVPNQVTVKCTLAEIERKKQEALARRRLRMQMSQKQGGPT, encoded by the exons ATGAATGAACGAAGAAAGCACTCTGACTTGTCAAGTGTGAGTGGGTCGGAGGACAGTGAAGTAATCCGAACGACCAGACTTTctcaaaataaattgaaaactAATAGGCTGAGTAGAAGTCTAAGGCAAACACAGCAATCACCATCGTTTGATTCGTCCTATAACTGTCATAAAG AGTTCAAGACTCCTAAACGACACGCAAGGATCAGACCCTGTGCTTCGCATAACGCTGATTCGCCAAGTAATGACTCAGATTTGCAACAGGATATTATATGGGACCCAACCTCACCAACAGCCGTCTGGAATG GGAAAGGTGTGAAGAAGTCTTCCACCAACGTGCGAGCAGTGGACATTTCCGAACTTGCAAATCGGATAGCTCCCAAG AACGAGAGACCGGTAGTTCCTGAGTCGTCCTTGCTCCAGTGGATTGGAGACAGTGCTGTTCCCTGTACACCAGAAGTCCAGCTACCCAGAACCAGAAAGAAGTCCACGCG gcACAGTGATGTGGAAGATCTCATGAAGCTGGCCAAGCAGTTTGACTTCAACATGCACCAGCAGGACAAGGAGCAGGTCAAGGAGGCGTACAAGGGGAGCGTGAAGCAAGATGCTGACGATTTAAGAGAACCAGGCGGCCCAGAGAGCAGCCCTCCACCTTCACTGAGTGAAGTTACCGCCACCAGCCGGGGTCCGGCCTCCAAAATGCTTAACTGTGGCAAGCCGCAAACTACGGACCGCAAAGCCCTGCACCAGGAAACGGTGGACGACTTCGACGCTCTGTTCGACCAGCCGACTCAGCACATCAGCGGTAGGCTGAGTCAGGCTTCGTCCGGCCGCTCGCTGGACGGAAGGGCATCGTCCGTCCCGCTATCCTCCAACGCCGCTCTTTCTGGAAACGGTAACCCCGGTAACCCCGGCAACCCTTCCGCTGTCTCGTCGGCGCCCGCCAAGAAGCCGGAAGGGGGTCCGAGAACGCCGGCGCCGAACCGCTTCGTCGACGACGACTGGGACGACGACGACCTGCTCAACGACTCCATCGTTCTGGAGATGACTCAAAACCCCGAGCTCTTCGCCACTCCCAAACACTGCTCCACCCAGATCGGGCCGAGTCCAAAACAGAGGGACGTTATTCAGAAGCCCGGTGCTGTAAGTGGCGTTCCCGGACCGCTTCCAAACTGCAACGGGGCTAGTGGCTTCGATGGTCCGCATCAAGGGAAAAATCCAAAGTCCAAAAGCAGAAGCACTTTCCAACTGGAGACGAACCCGAATTTCCTGGTGAATGAAACCCTTTCCGGAGAGGAAGCCGGCAGCTGCCACGGTGTGGAGAGCGGGAAGCCTGGCCAGCCCGGAGGCCTACAGAGCAGGCCGAACGGTGCCTTTCAACCCCACAGAGCCGCGCCCCTGGAGCCCTCTAACCGAAATAATTTGAAAAGTCAGGCCGTTCCCAGTGGAGGAAGGGAGAAGGGCACGCTGGGGCCTGTAGTCCAGCCGAGCTCCTCCACCACGAGCGGTTCTGGCGTGGCGAGGCCGGGCCAGGTCGGCGACCGGGTCTCTTCGGCCCACGGGGTTGAGGGCGCCGAAAGCGAACGCGACCGTGGCGGAAGCCCGGCGGAAAACACCAAGCCGGGCGAAGGTGGCTCCGCAGACGCGATGGACGAGGACCTGGACTCCATCTTCGCCTCCGACTCGCTGTGGGACGACGGCGACGACTACGACGACGACCTGCTGTGCCAAGTGTGCGAGGACGTGGAGAAGCTGTCGGAGAGTCAGTCTGCCGGCCCGGCCACTGCTGCCGCCCCGTGCCCGGACCGACCGTACGCGGCGTTGAACGGGCCGAAAGTCGCGGCGCCTTCGACGGCCGGCAAAGGGGCGGCGCCCCAGAGCGGCTACACGGGAACCCGAGGCCCGGCGGCCGGTTTCAGCCGGTCCGTCTCGGTGCCCGGAAGCGCCGCCGCGGCGTTCGCCGAAACCGCGCCGAGCGTCCGACCCGTGGCCTCGGCGTCCGGGTCCCTCGCCGGAAAAAACGACGCCGTTTCCGCCGCTAACCGCGCCAGGCAGATCTCCGCGTCCTTTCCCCAGGGCGGCTCGGCTAGCCGGACGGGCTCGTACAAGTTCGCGCAGCCGCAGAAGGCGACGACAACGACGACGATGTCGGCGACGGACGCCGCGGGCTCTGGAGCGACCGCCGCGCCGCGGTACGCCGGAGCCGCCTCGTCCGCCAGAAACCCCGGCGgcccgccccacccctccttcAAGCGGCACCTCTCTGACCCCGTGGCCCTGACCAACAAAG TTTTTGTGCCCAATCAGGTGACTGTGAAATGTACGCTGGCGGAGATCGAGAGGAAGAAGCAGGAAGCGCTGGCTAGGAGGCGGCTCCGGATGCAGATGTCACAGAAACAGGGGGGTCCCacctga